In Burkholderia sp. WP9, a genomic segment contains:
- the ampD gene encoding 1,6-anhydro-N-acetylmuramyl-L-alanine amidase AmpD yields the protein MSVEFTVDADGWVAAARKLPSPNFEARPEGAVPTLIVVHNISLPPNEFGGTAIAELFLNTLDCDAHPYYDSHLRGVRVSAHFVIHRDGALEQFVSCNERAWHAGPSNFFGRERCNDFSIGIELEGSDTTPFEAAQYRTLGALVNALKARYPVEALAGHSDIAPGRKTDPGPHFEWLRLQRDTSLSAQYFPYLKFSKTP from the coding sequence ATGAGCGTCGAGTTCACCGTCGATGCCGACGGTTGGGTCGCTGCCGCACGCAAACTGCCATCGCCGAATTTCGAAGCGCGGCCCGAAGGGGCCGTGCCGACGCTGATCGTCGTCCACAACATCAGCCTGCCGCCCAACGAGTTCGGTGGCACCGCGATTGCCGAACTGTTCCTCAACACGCTCGATTGCGACGCTCACCCGTACTACGACTCGCACCTGCGCGGCGTGCGGGTGTCGGCGCATTTCGTGATTCATCGAGACGGCGCCCTCGAGCAATTCGTGTCATGCAACGAGCGCGCGTGGCACGCCGGTCCGTCGAATTTTTTCGGCCGCGAGCGTTGCAATGATTTCTCGATCGGTATCGAGTTGGAAGGCAGTGACACCACGCCTTTCGAAGCGGCGCAATACCGCACGCTCGGCGCGCTTGTGAACGCGCTGAAGGCGCGCTATCCGGTCGAGGCGCTCGCCGGTCACTCGGATATCGCTCCCGGTCGCAAGACCGATCCTGGGCCGCATTTCGAGTGGCTGCGTCTGCAGCGCGACACCTCGCTCAGTGCTCAGTATTTCCCCTATCTCAAGTTTTCCAAAACGCCGTAA
- a CDS encoding MarC family protein: MEYTFLSATVLLILITDPLGNIPLFISCLRGVSPKRRTIVILREVAIAFAILLIFMVVGDGFLRMMSLTDQSLRIGGGIVLFLIALRMVFPHPDGPFGGDTRGGEPLIVPLAIPALAGPSALATVMLLTSQAPGKMFEWIGALTVTMVVCAIVLMLAERIQAWLGERAMMAFERLMGLVLVAISVEMMLGGIRSFVHQL, encoded by the coding sequence GTGGAGTACACCTTCCTGTCCGCGACCGTCCTGCTGATTCTGATCACGGATCCGCTCGGCAACATTCCGCTCTTTATCAGTTGTCTGCGCGGGGTGTCGCCGAAGCGGCGCACGATCGTCATTCTCCGCGAGGTGGCGATCGCCTTTGCGATCCTGCTGATCTTCATGGTGGTCGGCGACGGCTTTCTGCGCATGATGAGCCTGACCGACCAGTCGCTGCGTATCGGTGGCGGGATCGTGCTGTTCCTCATTGCGCTCAGAATGGTGTTTCCGCATCCGGATGGTCCATTCGGCGGCGACACGCGTGGCGGAGAACCGCTGATCGTGCCGCTCGCCATTCCGGCGCTCGCGGGACCATCGGCGCTTGCCACCGTGATGCTGCTGACATCCCAGGCGCCCGGCAAGATGTTCGAGTGGATTGGCGCGCTAACCGTCACGATGGTCGTCTGCGCGATCGTGCTAATGCTGGCGGAGCGCATTCAGGCGTGGCTCGGCGAGCGTGCCATGATGGCCTTCGAACGCTTGATGGGCCTCGTGCTGGTGGCGATTTCAGTTGAGATGATGCTCGGAGGTATCCGGTCGTTCGTGCATCAACTTTGA
- a CDS encoding CNP1-like family protein, with amino-acid sequence MKALALVVACVATGALLAGCSSAGKPTNKDDSAFTYLLDRQGNWVENKVDTLPPLPQDSNLLPFEVSGNTPLQFAVDRNSLSVGTDGVVRFTVVVASPSGARNVIYEGIRCDTYEWRQYAGLNSDHDGWDTTVANDFTRIENGALNAYQAALYQDYLCANKMPMGNAKSILENIRYKRTASSLIH; translated from the coding sequence TTGAAAGCACTTGCTCTCGTCGTGGCGTGCGTCGCCACCGGCGCCCTGCTGGCTGGCTGTTCGAGCGCCGGCAAACCTACCAATAAAGACGACAGCGCGTTCACGTATTTGCTGGACCGCCAAGGCAACTGGGTAGAGAACAAGGTGGACACGCTCCCCCCGCTGCCGCAAGACTCGAATCTGCTGCCTTTCGAAGTCTCCGGCAATACGCCGTTGCAGTTCGCGGTCGACCGGAATTCGCTCAGCGTCGGAACGGACGGAGTGGTTCGCTTTACCGTCGTCGTGGCAAGCCCGAGCGGCGCTCGTAACGTAATCTACGAAGGGATTCGCTGCGACACGTATGAGTGGCGCCAGTATGCGGGCCTGAATTCGGATCACGACGGCTGGGACACGACGGTCGCGAACGATTTCACGCGCATCGAGAACGGCGCGCTGAACGCCTATCAGGCGGCGCTGTATCAGGATTATCTGTGCGCGAACAAGATGCCGATGGGGAATGCGAAGTCGATTCTGGAGAACATCCGGTACAAGCGTACGGCGAGTTCGTTGATTCACTGA
- a CDS encoding PP0621 family protein: MRQIFLLILLFIVGQWLVKALRRHDAQASQRSGTGASGAAGAKGPNGSNGGARASAPAPAQLAEPMIRCVECGVHAPKSDSVVVAGQPFCSAAHAQRHGARPTGRDAR, from the coding sequence ATGCGACAAATATTTCTGTTGATCCTGTTGTTCATCGTCGGCCAGTGGCTGGTGAAGGCGCTACGTCGTCATGACGCGCAGGCGTCTCAACGCAGCGGTACCGGCGCCAGTGGCGCCGCGGGTGCGAAAGGCCCGAATGGTTCGAACGGCGGCGCGCGCGCGTCCGCTCCCGCGCCGGCGCAACTCGCCGAGCCGATGATCCGTTGCGTCGAATGCGGCGTGCACGCGCCGAAAAGCGATTCCGTGGTGGTGGCGGGGCAGCCGTTCTGCAGCGCCGCGCACGCGCAGCGTCACGGCGCACGACCTACGGGCCGCGACGCTCGATGA
- a CDS encoding hypoxanthine-guanine phosphoribosyltransferase, with the protein MNREEALHIFSHSEEIVSAEDVNASISGMAAAIRDEMSEDFPLVLSVMGGAAVFTGMLLPHLDFPLEFDYIHLTRYRNTTKGGNEMQWRVAPAESVKDRVVLVLDDILDEGETMAAIRDRILAMGAKRFLSAVLCEKIIPKAKPLRPDYCGFEVPDRYVFGCGMDAKGYWRNLPTIRALTEGA; encoded by the coding sequence ATGAACCGCGAAGAAGCCCTCCACATTTTTAGCCACTCCGAAGAAATCGTTTCGGCCGAAGACGTCAACGCGTCGATCAGCGGCATGGCGGCCGCCATCCGCGACGAGATGAGCGAGGACTTTCCGCTCGTGCTGTCGGTCATGGGCGGCGCGGCGGTGTTCACCGGCATGCTGTTGCCGCACCTCGATTTCCCGCTCGAGTTCGACTACATCCATCTGACCCGTTACCGCAACACCACCAAAGGCGGCAACGAGATGCAATGGCGCGTGGCGCCGGCGGAGTCGGTGAAGGATCGCGTCGTGCTGGTACTCGACGATATTCTCGACGAAGGCGAGACGATGGCCGCGATCCGCGACCGTATCCTCGCCATGGGCGCGAAGCGCTTCCTGAGCGCGGTGCTGTGCGAGAAGATCATTCCGAAGGCCAAGCCGCTGCGCCCGGATTATTGCGGGTTCGAAGTGCCGGACCGTTATGTGTTCGGCTGCGGCATGGATGCGAAGGGTTACTGGCGTAACCTGCCCACGATTCGCGCGCTGACCGAAGGCGCGTAA
- the ccsA gene encoding cytochrome c biogenesis protein CcsA — protein sequence MDIVLYALTALLYGGLAVAGWRSHRHAAVRPMLESVPAVPAAAAPLPAPPAASGMSGSGRALLFVALLAHGVLLHTTIFPQNAMVFGFAFALSAMFWLGAGIYWIESFFFPLDGLRLLVLPLACIASLLPLAFNGVRVLPYSAAPMFKLHFLIANIAYGLFAIAALHAVLMLLVERRLHAMRGGIAQRHTAAAGNGWLSSWLDTLPPLLTLEKLLFRLIGAGFVLLTLTLVSGILFSEQLVDRALQLDHKTVFAILSWVMFGALLTARKVSGWRGRAALRWVLASFVALLLAYVGSRFVFEVLLHRAVV from the coding sequence ATGGATATTGTACTGTATGCCCTCACTGCGCTCCTCTACGGCGGTTTAGCCGTGGCCGGCTGGCGCTCGCACCGGCACGCCGCCGTGCGCCCCATGCTCGAAAGCGTGCCGGCGGTGCCGGCCGCCGCGGCGCCTCTGCCGGCACCGCCGGCCGCTTCGGGCATGAGCGGCTCGGGCCGCGCGCTGCTGTTCGTGGCGCTGCTCGCTCACGGCGTACTGCTGCATACCACCATCTTTCCTCAGAACGCGATGGTGTTCGGTTTCGCGTTTGCGCTGTCGGCCATGTTCTGGCTCGGCGCCGGCATCTACTGGATCGAGAGTTTTTTCTTTCCGCTCGACGGTCTGCGCCTGCTGGTCTTGCCGCTCGCCTGCATCGCTTCCTTGTTGCCGCTGGCGTTCAACGGCGTGCGCGTGCTGCCGTATTCCGCCGCGCCAATGTTCAAGCTGCATTTTCTGATCGCCAATATTGCGTATGGCCTGTTCGCGATCGCGGCGCTGCACGCAGTTCTGATGCTGCTGGTCGAGCGGCGTCTGCATGCCATGCGCGGTGGCATTGCCCAGCGGCATACGGCCGCGGCGGGCAACGGCTGGCTGTCGAGCTGGCTCGATACGCTGCCGCCGCTCCTCACGCTGGAGAAACTGCTGTTCCGGCTGATCGGCGCGGGTTTTGTCCTGCTGACGCTCACGCTCGTGTCAGGCATTCTGTTCAGCGAGCAACTGGTCGACCGTGCGTTGCAACTCGATCACAAGACCGTGTTCGCGATTCTTTCGTGGGTGATGTTCGGCGCGCTGCTGACCGCGCGCAAGGTTTCCGGCTGGCGCGGCCGTGCGGCATTGCGCTGGGTGCTGGCGTCGTTCGTCGCGCTGTTGCTGGCGTACGTCGGCAGCCGTTTTGTTTTCGAGGTGCTGTTGCACCGTGCTGTAGTGTGA
- a CDS encoding proline--tRNA ligase, producing MKASRFFIGTLKEAPADAEIVSHKLMVRAGMIRRVAGGIYNYLPVGLRSIRKVEAIVREEMNRAGAIELLMPSVQPAELWQESGRWEKYGPELLRFKDRRQGDFVLGPTHEEVVTDIARNQIKSYRQLPVNFYQVQTKFRDEIRPRFGVMRGREFIMKDAYSFDKDIEGLRESYRKMYDAYVRIFTRLGLDFRAVAADNGSIGGSGSHEFHVIAETGEDAIAYCPTSEFAANVEAAEALPLYAERAAPAEEMKKTATPGKAKCEAVAELLNIPLERTIKSIILATENEGAEPTIWLLMLRGDHDLNEIKASKLPGLADFRMATEAEIIETFGTPPGYLGPINTKKPVKVVADRTVANMSDFVVGSNEVDYHTTGVNWGRDLPEPVVADIRNVKKGDPSPDGKGVIDICRGIEVGHVFQLGTKYSEAMNATCLDETGKPRPMEMGCYGIGVTRILGAAIEQNFDDKGIIWPESIAPFEVVLCPMGYDRSEAVREAADRLYATLVEAGIDVILDDRGERPGVMFADWELIGVPHRLVIGDRGLKDGKLEYQGRRDTEATLLPVEEAAQAVIAKVRAALAR from the coding sequence ATGAAAGCTTCCCGTTTCTTTATCGGTACCCTGAAAGAAGCTCCCGCCGACGCAGAGATCGTCAGCCACAAGCTCATGGTGCGCGCCGGCATGATCCGGCGTGTCGCCGGCGGTATCTATAACTACCTGCCGGTCGGCCTGCGCTCGATCCGCAAGGTGGAAGCCATTGTGCGCGAAGAAATGAATCGGGCAGGCGCGATCGAGTTGTTGATGCCGTCGGTGCAGCCGGCCGAGCTGTGGCAGGAATCGGGCCGCTGGGAAAAATACGGTCCCGAGCTGCTGCGCTTCAAGGATCGCAGGCAAGGCGACTTCGTGCTGGGGCCGACCCACGAGGAAGTGGTCACGGACATCGCGCGCAATCAGATCAAGAGCTATCGCCAGTTGCCGGTGAACTTCTATCAGGTCCAGACAAAGTTCCGCGACGAGATCCGTCCGCGTTTCGGCGTGATGCGCGGCCGTGAGTTCATCATGAAAGACGCGTACTCGTTCGACAAGGACATCGAAGGTCTGCGCGAGTCGTATCGCAAGATGTACGACGCGTACGTGCGCATCTTCACGCGCCTCGGCCTCGACTTCCGCGCGGTGGCGGCGGACAACGGTTCGATCGGCGGCAGCGGTTCGCACGAATTTCACGTGATCGCCGAGACGGGTGAAGACGCGATCGCCTATTGCCCGACCTCCGAATTCGCCGCGAACGTCGAGGCGGCTGAAGCGCTGCCGCTCTACGCGGAACGCGCGGCGCCGGCCGAGGAGATGAAGAAGACCGCCACGCCGGGCAAGGCGAAGTGCGAGGCGGTGGCCGAGCTGCTGAATATTCCGCTCGAACGCACGATCAAGTCGATCATCCTCGCCACGGAAAACGAAGGCGCCGAGCCGACCATCTGGTTGTTGATGCTGCGCGGCGACCACGATCTGAACGAGATCAAGGCGAGCAAGCTGCCGGGTCTGGCCGACTTCCGCATGGCGACCGAGGCTGAGATCATCGAAACCTTTGGCACGCCGCCGGGTTACCTCGGTCCGATCAACACGAAGAAGCCGGTCAAGGTCGTGGCGGATCGCACGGTCGCGAACATGAGCGACTTCGTGGTCGGCTCGAACGAGGTGGACTACCACACCACCGGTGTGAACTGGGGCCGCGATCTGCCGGAACCGGTCGTCGCAGACATTCGCAACGTGAAAAAGGGCGACCCGTCGCCGGACGGCAAGGGCGTGATCGACATCTGCCGCGGAATTGAAGTGGGCCACGTGTTCCAGCTCGGCACCAAGTATTCCGAAGCGATGAACGCAACGTGCCTCGACGAAACCGGCAAGCCGCGGCCGATGGAAATGGGCTGCTACGGCATCGGCGTCACGCGTATTCTGGGCGCGGCGATCGAACAGAATTTCGACGACAAGGGCATCATCTGGCCGGAATCGATCGCGCCGTTCGAAGTCGTGCTGTGCCCGATGGGGTATGACCGCAGCGAAGCCGTGCGCGAAGCGGCCGACAGGCTGTACGCAACGTTGGTCGAAGCGGGCATCGACGTGATTCTCGACGACCGTGGGGAGCGCCCCGGCGTGATGTTCGCCGACTGGGAGCTGATCGGCGTGCCGCATCGTCTCGTGATCGGCGACCGTGGCCTCAAGGACGGCAAGCTCGAATACCAGGGCCGCCGCGACACCGAGGCGACGCTGCTGCCGGTCGAAGAGGCCGCGCAAGCGGTGATCGCGAAGGTTCGCGCAGCGTTGGCGCGCTAA
- the proB gene encoding glutamate 5-kinase, translating to MRSVIADSRRLVVKVGSSLVTNDGRGLDHAAIGRWAAQIAALRAQGKEVVLVSSGAIAEGMQRLGWTKRPREIDELQAAAAVGQMGLAQVYESRFAEHSIQTAQILLTHADLADRERYLNARSTLLTLLRLGVVPIINENDTVVTDEIKFGDNDTLGALVANLIEGDALVILTDQQGLFTADPRKDPAATLVQQADAGAPELEAMAGGAGSSLGRGGMLTKILAAKRAAHSGANTVIASGREADVLSRLASGEAIGTQLIARTARMAARKQWMADHLQVRGHVVIDDGAVEKLTEGGKSLLPIGIVGVQGAFARGEVIACLSAAGREVARGLTNYSSAETKLIQRRPSGEIESVLGYMLEPELIHRDNLVLV from the coding sequence ATGCGTTCCGTCATCGCAGATTCACGGCGATTGGTAGTGAAAGTCGGTTCGAGCCTCGTCACGAATGACGGGCGCGGCCTCGATCATGCTGCTATCGGCCGCTGGGCCGCACAGATTGCCGCCCTGCGCGCGCAAGGCAAGGAAGTGGTGCTCGTCAGTTCGGGTGCCATCGCCGAAGGAATGCAACGGCTCGGCTGGACCAAAAGGCCACGCGAGATCGACGAACTGCAAGCGGCCGCGGCCGTCGGGCAGATGGGCCTCGCGCAGGTCTACGAAAGCCGCTTTGCCGAGCATTCCATCCAGACCGCGCAGATTCTGCTGACTCACGCCGACCTGGCCGACCGCGAACGCTATCTGAACGCACGCTCCACGCTGCTCACGCTTCTGCGATTGGGTGTGGTGCCGATCATCAACGAGAACGACACGGTCGTCACCGACGAAATCAAATTCGGTGACAACGACACGTTAGGCGCGCTCGTCGCGAACCTGATCGAGGGCGATGCGCTCGTCATCCTCACCGATCAGCAAGGGCTGTTCACCGCCGACCCGCGCAAGGATCCGGCCGCCACGCTCGTCCAGCAGGCCGATGCCGGCGCGCCGGAACTCGAAGCAATGGCGGGCGGCGCGGGCTCGAGTCTGGGGCGCGGCGGCATGCTGACCAAGATTCTCGCCGCCAAGCGCGCGGCCCACAGTGGCGCAAATACCGTCATCGCAAGCGGGCGCGAAGCGGACGTGTTGTCACGGTTGGCCTCAGGCGAGGCGATCGGCACGCAGTTGATCGCGCGCACCGCACGGATGGCGGCGCGCAAGCAATGGATGGCGGATCACCTGCAAGTGCGCGGCCATGTCGTGATCGACGACGGCGCGGTCGAAAAACTGACCGAAGGCGGCAAGAGCCTGCTGCCCATTGGCATCGTCGGCGTTCAGGGCGCGTTTGCGCGCGGTGAGGTGATTGCTTGTCTGAGCGCCGCGGGGCGTGAAGTCGCGCGCGGCCTGACGAACTACAGCAGTGCTGAAACCAAGCTGATTCAACGTCGTCCGAGTGGCGAAATCGAGTCGGTGCTCGGCTATATGCTGGAACCGGAGCTGATTCATCGCGACAACCTGGTGCTGGTCTAA
- a CDS encoding RNA pyrophosphohydrolase, whose translation MLDREGFRPNVGIILLNAHNEVFWGKRLREHSWQFPQGGIKYGETPVQAMYRELHEETGLLPEHVKVIGRTRDWLRYEVPDKFIKREVRGHYRGQKQIWFLLRMVGRDCDICLRATDHPEFDAWRWNEYWVPLDCVIEFKRDVYQLALTELSRFMRRAAPRAEKPGGHHGPRYPRIASSMESPPDSTVMTVTSVTTVSIETSVHVAIASDCGPGSGATAEVGAAPEHEDESAGETAGSLFRPGMRN comes from the coding sequence ATGCTGGATCGTGAAGGCTTTCGCCCGAACGTCGGCATCATCCTCTTGAACGCGCACAACGAGGTGTTTTGGGGCAAACGGCTCCGTGAACATTCCTGGCAGTTTCCGCAAGGGGGCATCAAGTACGGAGAGACCCCCGTGCAAGCGATGTATCGGGAGTTACACGAAGAAACCGGGCTGCTTCCTGAGCACGTCAAGGTGATCGGTCGCACGCGCGACTGGTTGCGTTACGAGGTGCCTGACAAGTTCATCAAGCGCGAAGTACGCGGTCATTACCGCGGCCAGAAACAAATCTGGTTTTTGCTCCGGATGGTTGGACGCGACTGCGACATCTGCTTGCGCGCCACCGACCACCCTGAGTTCGATGCATGGCGCTGGAACGAGTACTGGGTGCCGCTCGACTGTGTGATCGAGTTCAAGCGGGATGTATATCAGTTGGCGCTGACGGAGCTATCCCGTTTCATGCGCCGGGCTGCGCCGCGTGCGGAAAAACCTGGCGGGCACCATGGGCCGCGTTATCCCCGGATAGCGTCGTCAATGGAAAGTCCGCCGGATTCCACGGTAATGACGGTGACTTCTGTGACCACCGTCAGTATCGAAACATCGGTTCACGTAGCGATCGCGTCCGATTGCGGTCCGGGTTCCGGGGCAACGGCGGAAGTAGGCGCTGCGCCGGAACACGAAGACGAATCGGCAGGCGAAACGGCCGGCTCGTTGTTCCGCCCGGGCATGCGCAATTAA
- the cgtA gene encoding Obg family GTPase CgtA has protein sequence MKFIDEARIEVIAGDGGDGSASMRREKFVPFGGPDGGDGGRGGSVIAVADRNINTLIDYRYAKKHLARNGENGRGADCYGKGGDDITLRMPVGTTITDMETGELIADLTEHNQSVQIAQGGAGGLGNLHFKSSTNRAPRQKTDGKPGERRMVRLELKVLADVGLLGMPNAGKSTFISSVSNARPKIADYPFTTLAPNLGVVRVGPSRSFVIADIPGLIEGAAEGAGLGHQFLRHLQRTGLLLHIVDLAPFDESVDPVAEAKAIVNELRKYDELLYEKPRWLVLNKLDMVPEDEREARVSAFLEGFGWDGPVFEISALTGQGCESLCYAVFDHIAAHSDAQRAAEAEDLAADVRFRDKPEAPPAADNASIDPQE, from the coding sequence ATGAAGTTCATTGACGAAGCGAGGATTGAAGTCATCGCCGGCGACGGAGGGGATGGCAGCGCGTCGATGCGCCGCGAGAAATTCGTTCCGTTCGGCGGCCCGGATGGCGGCGACGGCGGGCGGGGCGGCAGCGTGATCGCGGTCGCGGACCGCAACATCAACACGCTGATCGACTATCGCTACGCGAAGAAACACCTGGCGCGCAACGGCGAAAACGGCCGCGGCGCGGACTGCTACGGCAAGGGCGGCGACGACATTACGCTGCGCATGCCGGTCGGCACCACCATCACAGACATGGAGACCGGCGAGCTGATCGCCGATTTGACCGAGCACAACCAGAGCGTGCAGATCGCTCAGGGCGGCGCGGGCGGTCTCGGCAACCTGCATTTCAAGTCCAGCACGAACCGCGCGCCGCGTCAGAAGACAGACGGCAAGCCGGGCGAACGCCGCATGGTGCGCCTAGAGCTGAAGGTTCTGGCGGACGTCGGCCTGCTCGGCATGCCGAACGCCGGCAAGTCGACTTTTATCTCGTCGGTGTCGAACGCAAGGCCGAAGATCGCCGATTATCCGTTCACGACGCTCGCGCCGAATCTCGGCGTGGTGCGTGTCGGGCCGAGCCGCAGCTTCGTTATTGCGGACATTCCTGGCTTGATCGAAGGCGCGGCGGAAGGCGCGGGCCTTGGCCATCAGTTCCTGCGTCACTTGCAGCGCACGGGCTTGTTGCTGCACATCGTCGACCTCGCACCGTTCGACGAATCGGTCGATCCGGTCGCGGAAGCCAAGGCGATCGTCAACGAACTGCGCAAGTACGACGAGTTGCTGTATGAAAAGCCGCGCTGGCTGGTATTGAACAAGCTGGATATGGTGCCGGAAGACGAGCGCGAAGCGCGTGTGTCGGCATTCCTCGAAGGCTTCGGTTGGGACGGTCCGGTGTTCGAAATCTCGGCGTTGACCGGGCAGGGTTGTGAAAGCCTTTGCTATGCGGTGTTCGACCACATCGCCGCGCATTCGGACGCGCAGCGCGCGGCTGAAGCCGAGGATCTCGCCGCCGACGTACGTTTTCGCGACAAGCCGGAAGCCCCGCCCGCGGCGGACAACGCCAGCATCGACCCGCAGGAATAA
- the ffh gene encoding signal recognition particle protein: protein MLDNLTQRMARVVKTLRGEARLTEANTQEMLREVRLALLEADVALPVVREFIAKVKEKALGEEVISSLSPGQALVGVVQRELTAIIGGDYEGKAVELNLAVTPPAVILMAGLQGAGKTTTVGKLAKLLREKYKKKVLTVSCDVYRPAAIAQLKTVTEQVGADFFPSEPDQKPVDIARAAVDWAKRHYHDVLLVDTAGRLGIDEAMMKEITALHTELKPAETLFVVDAMLGQDAVNTAKAFSDALPLTGVVLTKLDGDSRGGAALSVRHVTGKPIKFVGVAEKLDGLEVFYPDRMANRILGMGDILALVEEAQRGVDVQAAQKLADKVKKGGDFDLNDFRAQLTQMKGMGGLSSLMDKLPAQFQQAAAGADMGQAEKQMRRMEGIINSMTPLERAKPDLIKATRKRRIAAGAGVQVQEVNRMLNQYDQMRTMMKKLKGGNLQKMMRGMKGMLPGMR from the coding sequence ATGCTCGACAATCTGACTCAACGGATGGCGCGCGTCGTCAAGACGCTGCGCGGCGAAGCCCGGCTCACCGAGGCGAACACCCAGGAAATGCTGCGCGAGGTGCGTCTCGCGCTGCTCGAGGCCGACGTGGCGCTGCCCGTCGTGCGCGAGTTCATCGCCAAGGTGAAGGAAAAGGCGCTCGGCGAGGAAGTCATCAGCAGCCTGTCGCCCGGCCAGGCGCTGGTTGGCGTGGTGCAGCGCGAGCTGACCGCGATCATCGGCGGCGACTACGAAGGCAAGGCGGTCGAACTCAACCTCGCCGTCACGCCGCCGGCCGTCATCCTGATGGCGGGCCTGCAAGGCGCCGGTAAGACGACCACCGTCGGCAAGCTCGCCAAGCTGCTGCGCGAGAAGTACAAGAAAAAAGTACTGACCGTGTCGTGCGACGTTTACCGCCCTGCCGCTATCGCGCAGCTGAAGACGGTGACCGAGCAGGTCGGCGCGGACTTCTTCCCGTCCGAGCCGGATCAGAAGCCGGTCGACATCGCGCGCGCCGCTGTGGATTGGGCCAAGCGCCACTATCACGACGTGCTGCTGGTCGACACGGCCGGCCGTCTCGGTATCGACGAAGCGATGATGAAGGAAATCACCGCGCTGCACACCGAGCTGAAGCCGGCGGAAACGCTGTTCGTAGTCGACGCGATGCTCGGCCAGGACGCGGTGAACACCGCCAAGGCGTTTAGCGACGCGCTGCCGCTCACCGGCGTGGTCCTCACCAAGCTCGACGGCGACTCGCGCGGTGGCGCGGCGCTCTCGGTGCGTCACGTCACGGGCAAGCCGATCAAGTTCGTCGGCGTCGCGGAAAAGCTCGACGGCCTCGAAGTCTTCTACCCGGACCGCATGGCGAACCGGATTCTCGGCATGGGCGACATTCTCGCCCTCGTCGAAGAAGCACAACGCGGCGTGGACGTGCAGGCCGCGCAGAAGCTCGCCGACAAGGTCAAGAAAGGCGGCGACTTCGATCTGAACGATTTCCGCGCGCAACTCACGCAAATGAAGGGCATGGGCGGCCTGTCGTCGCTGATGGACAAATTGCCCGCGCAATTCCAGCAGGCGGCCGCCGGCGCCGACATGGGCCAGGCCGAAAAGCAGATGCGTCGCATGGAAGGCATCATCAATTCCATGACGCCGCTGGAGCGCGCGAAGCCCGATCTGATCAAGGCCACGCGCAAACGCCGCATTGCCGCGGGCGCGGGCGTGCAGGTGCAGGAAGTCAACCGCATGCTGAATCAGTACGACCAGATGCGCACCATGATGAAAAAGCTCAAGGGCGGCAATCTGCAAAAGATGATGCGCGGGATGAAGGGCATGTTGCCCGGCATGCGCTAA